A region of Rhizorhabdus wittichii RW1 DNA encodes the following proteins:
- a CDS encoding ABC transporter related (PFAM: ABC transporter related~SMART: AAA ATPase), which produces MRIGPIADFAGFVLRRSGGRGMTALVLLLLGSLSEGVSILLLIPLLQFAGGAGGGVPMASLPLVGHLFDPATRITLVPLLGCFLAFVTAQAVLTRFKAVHVARMMQLCVDAIRLRLFRAIGAARWTRVAATRAADLQQALTGDVERVRAAVYNLLLLLQALVMVAIYAVLAAAISPVMTLFAVGVGGVVLLALYPVRRRATRFGETLGGSLADQQHMISEFLAGMKVAKAFNAEAGYAARLEAMLREVRDEMLRFARATANGTLLFQLVGAVAAVGFIHVSVAVLHLPLARIAVLLFLFVRIGPRFNMIQDSLQQLLSHLPAWQDSRRLIARFEADREKDEGADLAAVPPLRHEIRFDRVGMDYGAGGLPVLRDVSFAIPAGRITAIAGPSGSGKTTLADMVMGLVEPSAGRVLLDGRPLDGCGLRAWRDRVAYVPQDGFLLNDSIAANLAVAAPGADAARMWAALEASGAAGFVARMPAGLDTVVADRGIRLSGGERQRIALARALLRRPDLLILDEATSALDEDNETLIIRSLERLRGTMAILVIAHRARITAIADQVVQIEQGRVRVCGPVNLDGVVPFPPQRTGHAPAAVVTRPASHGE; this is translated from the coding sequence ATGAGGATCGGGCCGATCGCCGATTTCGCCGGCTTCGTCCTGCGGCGCAGCGGAGGCCGGGGGATGACGGCGCTCGTCCTGCTGCTGCTCGGCAGCCTGTCCGAAGGCGTCTCGATCCTGCTGCTGATCCCCTTGCTCCAGTTCGCGGGCGGGGCGGGTGGCGGCGTGCCGATGGCGAGCCTGCCGCTGGTCGGGCATCTGTTCGATCCGGCTACCCGGATCACCCTCGTGCCGCTGCTCGGCTGCTTCCTGGCCTTCGTCACGGCGCAGGCGGTCCTCACCCGCTTCAAGGCGGTCCATGTCGCGCGGATGATGCAGCTCTGCGTCGACGCGATCCGGCTGCGGCTGTTCCGCGCGATCGGCGCGGCGCGCTGGACCCGCGTCGCGGCGACCCGCGCCGCCGATCTCCAGCAGGCGCTGACCGGCGATGTCGAGCGGGTCCGCGCCGCCGTCTACAACCTGCTGCTGCTGTTGCAGGCGCTGGTCATGGTGGCGATCTATGCGGTGCTCGCCGCGGCGATTTCGCCGGTGATGACCTTGTTCGCGGTCGGCGTCGGCGGCGTGGTGCTGCTCGCGCTCTATCCGGTCCGTCGCCGGGCGACCCGCTTCGGCGAGACGCTCGGTGGCTCGCTGGCCGACCAGCAGCACATGATCTCCGAATTCCTCGCCGGCATGAAGGTCGCCAAGGCGTTCAACGCCGAGGCGGGCTATGCCGCGCGGCTGGAGGCGATGCTGCGCGAGGTGCGCGACGAGATGCTCCGCTTCGCCCGCGCGACCGCCAATGGCACGCTGCTGTTCCAGCTCGTCGGCGCGGTCGCGGCGGTCGGCTTCATCCATGTCTCGGTTGCGGTGCTCCACCTGCCGCTGGCGCGGATCGCGGTGCTGCTGTTCCTGTTCGTCCGGATCGGACCGCGCTTCAACATGATCCAGGATTCGCTCCAGCAATTGCTGTCGCACCTGCCCGCCTGGCAGGATTCGCGGCGGCTGATCGCGCGGTTCGAGGCCGATCGCGAGAAGGACGAGGGCGCGGATCTCGCCGCCGTCCCGCCGTTGCGGCACGAGATAAGGTTCGACCGGGTCGGCATGGATTACGGCGCGGGCGGCCTGCCGGTGCTCCGCGACGTCAGCTTCGCCATTCCCGCCGGCCGGATCACCGCGATCGCGGGACCATCCGGCAGCGGCAAGACGACCTTGGCCGACATGGTGATGGGACTGGTCGAGCCGAGCGCGGGCAGGGTGCTGCTCGACGGCCGGCCGCTCGACGGCTGCGGCCTGCGCGCCTGGCGCGATCGGGTCGCCTATGTCCCGCAGGACGGCTTCCTGCTCAACGACAGCATCGCCGCCAACCTCGCCGTCGCCGCGCCGGGCGCCGATGCGGCGCGCATGTGGGCGGCGCTGGAGGCGAGCGGCGCGGCCGGCTTCGTCGCGCGCATGCCCGCCGGGCTCGACACCGTCGTCGCCGATCGCGGCATCCGCCTGTCGGGCGGCGAGCGCCAGCGCATCGCGCTCGCCCGCGCGCTGCTGCGCCGTCCCGACCTGCTGATCCTCGACGAGGCGACCAGCGCGCTCGACGAGGATAATGAGACGCTGATCATCCGCTCGCTCGAACGGCTGCGCGGGACGATGGCGATCCTCGTCATCGCCCACCGCGCCCGGATCACCGCGATCGCCGACCAGGTCGTCCAGATCGAACAGGGGCGCGTGCGCGTCTGCGGCCCCGTAAACCTCGACGGCGTCGTCCCTTTCCCCCCGCAGCGGACCGGCCATGCGCCGGCCGCCGTCGTCACCCGGCCCGCGTCGCATGGCGAGTGA
- a CDS encoding Hpr(Ser) kinase/phosphatase translates to MRKLSREDFSEAATLQGPPATEYFAFGLSIRSDIPLPELSPSALVGRDADLSIRLAPCGRPLPPEGSGVVIDLDADGGHYLAWPGVAAFRFHGPARIDVEPYPGVSTALLAFPLLGPVFGLMLHMRGALVLHASAVAVGGRSAVFVGDKLAGKSTTAGAFVEAGHRLLTDDLLAIDLVDPLVPRILPAFAQLKLSEESSAAIDLGDAEALPLAHASLPKRQFRLGGGFSHRQMRPDHVFVLARGGETPMAEPLEGFDALGAIMRFSYIARFGGAVLAGEAEARHLHRCARLARTARVSRLHVPAGLDRLGETVAFVQALLGER, encoded by the coding sequence ATGAGGAAGCTCAGCCGCGAGGACTTCAGCGAAGCGGCGACCCTTCAGGGGCCGCCCGCGACCGAATATTTCGCCTTCGGCCTGTCGATCCGGTCCGACATCCCGCTGCCCGAGCTGTCGCCCTCCGCCCTCGTCGGCCGCGACGCCGACCTGTCGATCCGGCTCGCACCCTGCGGTCGTCCGCTGCCGCCTGAAGGGAGCGGGGTGGTGATCGACCTCGATGCGGACGGCGGCCATTATCTCGCCTGGCCCGGCGTCGCCGCCTTCCGCTTCCACGGCCCCGCGCGGATCGACGTCGAGCCCTATCCCGGCGTCTCGACGGCGCTGCTCGCCTTTCCGCTGCTGGGACCGGTGTTCGGACTGATGCTCCATATGCGCGGCGCGCTGGTGCTCCATGCAAGCGCGGTCGCGGTCGGCGGCAGGAGCGCGGTGTTCGTCGGTGACAAGCTGGCCGGCAAATCGACCACGGCGGGGGCGTTCGTCGAGGCCGGCCACCGCCTGCTGACCGACGACCTGCTGGCGATCGACCTGGTCGATCCGCTCGTCCCGCGCATCCTGCCCGCCTTCGCTCAGCTCAAGCTGTCCGAGGAGAGTTCGGCCGCGATCGACCTCGGCGATGCGGAGGCGCTGCCGCTCGCCCATGCCAGCCTGCCCAAGCGCCAGTTCCGGCTCGGCGGCGGCTTCTCCCACCGGCAGATGCGGCCCGACCATGTCTTCGTCCTCGCGCGCGGCGGCGAGACGCCGATGGCCGAGCCGCTCGAAGGCTTCGACGCCTTGGGCGCGATCATGCGCTTCTCCTACATCGCGCGCTTCGGCGGCGCGGTGCTGGCGGGGGAGGCGGAGGCCCGGCATCTGCACCGCTGCGCCCGGCTCGCCCGCACCGCGCGGGTGTCGCGGCTCCATGTGCCGGCGGGGCTCGATCGGCTCGGCGAGACCGTGGCTTTCGTCCAGGCCCTGCTCGGGGAGCGCTGA
- a CDS encoding asparagine synthase (PFAM: asparagine synthase), which produces MPRGRRGRPHRPRPVRLPRRARPYREGGARAPVRRACASPHMVRQAWRADRAGGDLPHPGARPPLSPRPRRPSDPHPHRRPPARRRADRRACLAGRRRRRADRRAGRAAFPLHAARRSPGRPAMSGFAALFRRDGAPMAEALPDRAEAALRARGPCHWRRGRSWAMAASAPLAGSADAMALVAADARLDNRRELIAALRLHPGSSDAEVILAAYRRWEGDCVRRLAGDFAFVIRDDRRGAIFCARDHFGVRPFYYALDDKLFAAAGLTRFLTALPAIGDAIDEQGLADLLAGGYADGAITRHRGVRRLPPGHSLTLTEAGGRIARYWHPRDVPVEERADAAEGFRALFAEAVVRRRARGDGVGVMLSGGLDSSAIAVQATQGFAATGRRMPSLSMMLDDTPGWNERPFIEAVHDRGGFDPRFIDAADHDPVAELPALLDEQEGPFVAYNASLSRRLYRRARAAGLTRLLDGHGGDEVVSHGLGRLNELAARGEWRRLWEESAGIAGIYGVGRWSILSPYLSHNRYVRLARGRWDRIRARLGRADPGEIAGASLVEPGLAARVGLAERHADRSIKRSARHSERDVHIELLTAPQQGYGFEVLDRMGAAAGVAGLYPFYDLRLVEYCLSLPSHHKLNHGLPRHVLRQAMAGLLPDPVRLRPDKYDFAPALADALLRRRVALADLVGRDRAGIGRFVDMDAARTALGRLLDRGRAVDGASLFAAWRVLMLAVWLDRRERVSGGWSEIVEREAAA; this is translated from the coding sequence ATGCCTCGCGGTCGTCGCGGCCGTCCGCATCGGCCTCGCCCTGTTCGGCTACCGCGTCGTGCTCGACCATATCGCGAAGGCGGCGCCCGCGCGCCCGTCCGGCGCGCATGCGCATCTCCACATATGGTGCGTCAAGCATGGCGCGCGGATCGTGCCGGGGGCGACCTGCCTCACCCAGGCGCTCGCCCTCCATTATCTCCGCGCCCGCGCCGGCCATCCGACCCGCATCCGCATCGGCGTCCGCCGGCGCGACGACGGGCGGATCGCCGCGCATGCCTGGCTGGTCGACGGCGACGCCGTGCTGATCGGCGGGCAGGACGAGCAGCTTTCCCGCTTCACGCCGCTCGTCGATCTCCAGGCCGGCCTGCGATGAGCGGCTTCGCGGCCCTGTTCCGCCGCGACGGCGCGCCCATGGCCGAAGCCCTTCCCGATCGTGCCGAGGCGGCGCTGCGCGCGCGCGGACCCTGCCACTGGCGGCGGGGGCGGTCCTGGGCGATGGCCGCGTCCGCGCCGCTCGCCGGCTCGGCCGATGCGATGGCGCTCGTCGCGGCCGACGCGCGGCTCGACAATCGCCGCGAGCTGATCGCGGCGTTGCGGCTCCATCCCGGCTCGTCCGACGCCGAGGTCATCCTTGCCGCCTATCGGCGCTGGGAGGGCGATTGCGTCCGCAGGCTGGCCGGCGATTTCGCCTTCGTCATCCGCGACGACCGGCGCGGGGCGATTTTCTGCGCGCGCGACCATTTCGGCGTCCGGCCCTTCTATTATGCGCTCGACGACAAGTTGTTCGCCGCCGCCGGCCTCACCCGTTTCCTGACCGCGCTTCCCGCGATCGGCGACGCGATCGACGAGCAGGGCCTCGCCGATCTGCTGGCGGGCGGCTATGCCGACGGGGCGATCACGCGGCATCGCGGCGTCCGCCGCCTGCCGCCCGGCCACAGCCTGACGCTGACCGAGGCAGGGGGGCGGATCGCGCGCTACTGGCATCCGCGGGACGTGCCGGTCGAGGAGCGCGCCGACGCGGCCGAGGGATTTCGCGCGCTGTTCGCCGAGGCGGTCGTCCGCCGCCGCGCGCGCGGCGACGGCGTCGGGGTGATGCTGAGCGGCGGGCTCGATTCCTCGGCGATCGCGGTGCAGGCGACGCAGGGCTTCGCCGCCACCGGCCGGCGGATGCCGAGCCTGTCGATGATGCTGGACGACACGCCCGGCTGGAACGAGCGGCCGTTCATCGAGGCGGTGCACGACCGGGGCGGCTTCGACCCGCGCTTCATCGACGCCGCCGACCATGACCCGGTCGCCGAGCTGCCCGCGCTGCTCGACGAGCAGGAGGGCCCCTTCGTCGCCTATAATGCCAGCCTGTCGCGCCGCCTCTACCGCCGGGCGCGGGCGGCGGGCCTCACTCGCCTGCTCGACGGCCATGGCGGCGACGAGGTGGTGTCGCACGGGCTGGGCCGCCTCAACGAGCTGGCCGCCCGAGGCGAGTGGCGTCGACTCTGGGAGGAGAGCGCCGGCATCGCCGGCATCTATGGCGTCGGCCGTTGGTCGATCCTGTCGCCCTATCTGAGCCATAACCGCTATGTCCGCCTCGCGCGCGGGCGCTGGGATCGAATCCGAGCGCGGCTGGGGCGGGCCGATCCGGGCGAGATCGCCGGAGCGTCGCTGGTCGAACCCGGTCTCGCCGCGCGCGTCGGCCTCGCCGAACGCCATGCCGATCGCTCGATCAAGCGATCGGCGCGCCATAGCGAGCGCGACGTCCATATCGAGCTGCTGACCGCGCCGCAGCAGGGCTATGGCTTCGAGGTGCTCGACCGGATGGGCGCGGCGGCCGGGGTCGCCGGCCTCTACCCCTTCTACGACCTGCGACTGGTCGAATATTGCCTGTCGCTGCCATCGCATCACAAGCTGAACCACGGCCTGCCCCGCCATGTGCTGCGGCAGGCGATGGCCGGGCTGCTGCCCGATCCGGTGCGGCTGCGACCCGACAAATATGATTTCGCACCCGCGCTCGCCGATGCGCTGCTGCGCCGTCGCGTGGCCCTCGCCGATCTGGTCGGCCGCGACCGGGCGGGGATCGGCCGCTTCGTCGACATGGATGCGGCGCGGACGGCGCTCGGCCGGCTGCTCGACCGGGGCCGCGCGGTCGATGGCGCGTCGCTGTTCGCGGCCTGGCGGGTGCTGATGCTGGCGGTCTGGCTCGACCGCCGCGAACGGGTTTCGGGGGGCTGGTCCGAGATCGTCGAAAGGGAGGCCGCCGCATGA
- a CDS encoding dTDP-4-dehydrorhamnose 3,5-epimerase (TIGRFAM: dTDP-4-dehydrorhamnose 3,5-epimerase~PFAM: dTDP-4-dehydrorhamnose 3,5-epimerase related), translating into MIFHETTLKDARLIEVEPRGDERGMFARTFCRQEFEAHGLLTDFVQQNMSVSAQAGTIRGMHYQRPPFTEAKLVRCVRGRILDVIVDMRSGSPTYLRHEGFELSADNRRQLYVPPGFAHSFQTLVDDIEVSYLVTAPYTPDAEGGVRYSDPLLAISWPLPVTTISDKDAGWPLIDRSAEPIF; encoded by the coding sequence ATGATCTTCCACGAGACCACGCTGAAGGACGCGCGGCTGATCGAGGTCGAGCCGCGCGGCGACGAGCGCGGCATGTTCGCGCGGACCTTCTGCCGCCAGGAGTTCGAGGCGCACGGCCTGCTCACCGACTTCGTCCAGCAGAATATGTCGGTGTCGGCGCAGGCCGGCACGATCCGCGGCATGCATTATCAGCGGCCGCCCTTTACCGAGGCGAAGCTGGTCCGCTGCGTGCGCGGCCGGATCCTCGACGTGATCGTCGACATGCGCAGCGGATCGCCGACCTATCTGCGACATGAAGGGTTCGAACTGTCCGCCGACAACCGCCGCCAACTCTATGTGCCGCCCGGCTTCGCGCACAGCTTCCAGACGCTCGTCGACGATATCGAGGTCAGCTACCTGGTCACCGCGCCCTACACGCCCGATGCGGAGGGCGGGGTGCGCTACAGCGATCCACTGCTCGCGATAAGCTGGCCGCTGCCGGTCACGACCATATCCGACAAGGACGCTGGCTGGCCGCTGATCGACCGGTCGGCGGAACCGATATTCTGA
- a CDS encoding glycosyl transferase, family 2 (PFAM: glycosyl transferase, family 2) gives MRNTGGAMRTVSAVVLTYNRKDLVEECLKAIQAQTVPVERIIVIDNGSSDGTAEMLARNWADRIELHILPKNVGAAGGFNTGIRMAYRAQADGIWVMDDDVIPDPDALEKLLDADRLLRAREIDPPFVVSTARTPGGIVTNVPDIDLSRNSLSYQNWPELLEHCLVPVRRATFVSILMPRATLDQFGLPIASMFIWGEDTEYTTRITRERPGYLVGDSKAVHVRQLDGKLDIRTEVNPTRIGYHYYFLRNQAYNVRRYQSKGAFIRHVARQGKLALQLLLSGRFGKARIVAAGTLSGMLFHPAIEAADAPVDMSGWQSFMIVADKLLQQTAA, from the coding sequence ATGCGTAACACAGGAGGCGCTATGCGCACCGTTTCCGCTGTGGTTCTGACCTACAACCGGAAAGACCTGGTCGAGGAATGCCTGAAGGCGATCCAGGCCCAGACCGTCCCGGTCGAACGGATCATCGTCATCGACAATGGCAGCAGCGACGGCACCGCCGAGATGCTGGCCCGCAACTGGGCCGACCGGATCGAGCTCCACATCCTGCCGAAGAATGTCGGCGCGGCCGGCGGCTTCAACACCGGCATCCGCATGGCCTATCGCGCCCAGGCCGACGGCATCTGGGTGATGGACGACGACGTCATCCCCGATCCCGACGCGCTGGAGAAGCTGCTCGACGCCGACCGGCTGCTCCGCGCGCGGGAGATCGACCCGCCCTTCGTGGTGTCGACGGCGCGGACGCCGGGCGGGATCGTCACCAACGTCCCCGACATCGACCTCAGCCGCAACAGCCTGTCCTACCAGAACTGGCCCGAGCTGCTCGAACATTGCCTGGTGCCGGTGCGGCGCGCGACCTTCGTGTCGATCCTGATGCCCCGCGCGACGCTCGACCAGTTCGGCCTGCCGATCGCGTCGATGTTCATCTGGGGCGAGGACACCGAATATACGACGCGGATCACCCGCGAGCGGCCCGGCTATCTGGTCGGCGACAGCAAGGCCGTCCATGTCCGCCAGCTCGACGGCAAGCTCGACATCCGCACCGAGGTCAACCCGACGCGGATCGGCTATCATTATTATTTCCTGCGCAACCAGGCCTATAATGTCCGTCGCTACCAGTCGAAGGGCGCCTTCATCCGCCATGTCGCGCGGCAGGGTAAGCTGGCGCTCCAGCTCCTCCTCTCGGGTCGGTTCGGCAAGGCGCGGATCGTCGCGGCGGGCACGCTGTCGGGCATGCTGTTCCACCCGGCGATCGAGGCGGCCGACGCGCCGGTCGACATGTCGGGCTGGCAATCCTTCATGATCGTCGCCGACAAGCTGCTCCAGCAGACGGCGGCCTGA
- a CDS encoding FAD dependent oxidoreductase (PFAM: FAD dependent oxidoreductase) gives MRIIDTLVVGAGVIGISVARKFSIYGHETIVIDGEEAFGTWTSARNSEVIHAGLYYPPGSLKAALCIQGRELLYRYCSDRGVPHRRTGKIIFAADAAQAAGLDAILATAAAAGVDDLRRLDAREAAALEPELRCHAALLSPSTGIVDSHGLMTALLGEATAHGAIFAARSRATRLTRHRDGWGVHIDGEAEPTLVARRVVNAGGLAAHRLARATEGLAAEHVPDIRYARGVYFTYAGKVPFRHLVYPVPVPGGLGTHLTLDMAGMARFGPDVEWIDAVDYSVDPARGARFLAAARLIWPGIDPDRLQPGYAGIRPKIGGPDAPVADFRIDGPERHGLPGLVNLFGIESPGLTASLAIADLAAARLGARRAGS, from the coding sequence ATGAGGATTATTGACACGCTTGTCGTTGGTGCTGGCGTTATAGGGATTTCTGTTGCCAGGAAGTTTTCTATTTACGGCCATGAAACGATCGTTATTGATGGAGAGGAGGCGTTCGGTACGTGGACAAGCGCACGGAATAGCGAGGTCATCCATGCCGGACTCTATTATCCGCCCGGTTCGCTGAAGGCCGCGCTGTGCATCCAAGGGCGCGAGCTGCTCTATCGTTATTGCTCGGATCGAGGGGTTCCGCACCGGCGGACCGGGAAGATCATCTTCGCCGCCGATGCTGCCCAGGCGGCGGGACTGGACGCGATCCTGGCGACCGCCGCCGCCGCCGGGGTCGACGATCTGCGCCGCCTCGACGCGCGCGAGGCCGCCGCGCTCGAGCCCGAGCTGCGCTGCCATGCGGCGCTGTTGTCGCCGTCGACCGGGATCGTCGACTCGCACGGGCTGATGACCGCGCTGCTCGGCGAGGCGACGGCGCATGGCGCGATCTTCGCGGCGCGATCGAGGGCGACCCGGCTGACCCGGCATCGCGACGGCTGGGGCGTCCATATCGACGGCGAGGCGGAGCCGACGCTGGTCGCGCGGCGCGTCGTCAACGCCGGCGGGCTCGCCGCGCACCGGCTCGCCCGCGCGACCGAAGGGCTGGCGGCCGAGCATGTTCCCGACATCCGCTATGCGCGCGGCGTCTACTTCACCTATGCCGGGAAGGTGCCGTTCCGCCATCTCGTCTATCCGGTGCCGGTGCCGGGCGGGCTCGGCACCCATCTGACGCTCGACATGGCGGGGATGGCGCGCTTCGGCCCCGACGTCGAATGGATCGACGCGGTCGACTACAGCGTCGATCCGGCGCGCGGCGCGCGGTTCCTGGCGGCGGCGCGGCTGATCTGGCCGGGGATCGATCCCGACCGGCTCCAGCCGGGCTATGCCGGCATCCGGCCCAAGATCGGCGGGCCCGACGCTCCGGTCGCGGATTTCCGGATCGACGGGCCCGAGCGGCACGGCCTGCCGGGGCTGGTCAACCTGTTCGGGATCGAGTCCCCCGGCCTCACCGCCTCGCTCGCCATCGCCGATCTGGCCGCGGCGCGCCTCGGGGCCCGTAGGGCCGGCAGCTGA
- a CDS encoding phosphoribosyltransferase (PFAM: phosphoribosyltransferase) — protein sequence MEYRSFADLAATIARNSYRLPADIDLIVGIPRSGMLAANMLATHLNLPFLDLESFVAGLDPYVGRTVRPTMRVDGSTAPARVLVVDDSILSGESMVEVRTRLAAAGLGADITYCAVYAAREDHPEIDVWLEIVGHPRIFQWNLMRHRRLGDACFDIDGVLCHDPAEDENDDGERYGQFLVNAKPLHLPGVPIKHLVTSRLEKYRAQTEQWLRAHGVDYERLWMLDLPSAEERRRLKMHAVHKARVYRKTNACLFVESEDRQAIEIADLSGRPVLSIEAQRIVWPEHQAEAARQRFQRRKSPPDTMGQGVRQALLRALRSTPIGTAFVRKLRSLMV from the coding sequence ATGGAATATCGCTCTTTTGCCGACCTTGCGGCCACGATCGCGCGGAACAGCTACCGGTTGCCGGCGGATATCGACCTGATCGTCGGGATACCGCGCAGCGGCATGCTCGCGGCCAACATGCTCGCTACCCATCTCAACCTGCCGTTCCTCGATCTGGAGAGCTTCGTCGCCGGGCTCGATCCCTATGTCGGGCGGACCGTCCGGCCGACGATGCGGGTCGACGGATCGACGGCGCCGGCGCGGGTGCTCGTCGTCGACGACAGCATCCTGTCGGGGGAATCGATGGTCGAGGTGCGGACCCGGCTGGCGGCGGCCGGCTTGGGCGCCGACATCACCTATTGCGCGGTCTATGCCGCGCGCGAGGACCATCCCGAGATCGACGTCTGGCTGGAGATCGTCGGCCATCCGCGCATCTTCCAGTGGAACCTGATGCGCCACCGGCGGCTGGGCGATGCCTGTTTCGACATCGACGGGGTGCTGTGCCACGATCCCGCCGAGGACGAGAATGACGATGGCGAACGCTATGGCCAGTTCCTCGTCAACGCGAAGCCGCTCCACCTGCCCGGCGTCCCGATCAAGCATCTGGTGACGAGCCGGCTGGAGAAATATCGCGCCCAGACCGAGCAATGGTTGCGCGCGCACGGCGTCGACTATGAGCGGCTGTGGATGCTCGACCTGCCCTCGGCCGAGGAACGGCGGCGGCTGAAGATGCACGCCGTCCACAAGGCGCGGGTCTACCGCAAGACCAATGCCTGCCTGTTCGTCGAGAGCGAGGACCGCCAGGCGATCGAGATCGCCGACCTGAGCGGCCGTCCGGTGCTGAGCATCGAGGCGCAGCGCATCGTCTGGCCGGAGCATCAGGCCGAAGCCGCGCGCCAGCGTTTCCAGCGGCGGAAATCGCCGCCCGACACGATGGGGCAGGGGGTGCGGCAGGCGCTGCTGCGGGCGCTCCGCAGCACGCCGATCGGCACTGCCTTCGTCCGCAAGCTGCGGTCGCTGATGGTCTGA